TTTGCCAAGTTGCTTTTCAATTGGCACTCCTCCCATCTCAGCTAACTTAGCATTAATTTGCCTAATTCTTAAGTCAGGATCGTAAATCACCAACCCCACCGGCGCCGAGCTAAAAAAGGCATTAAATTGTGCCTGTTTCTGGGCTAATTCTTGTTCTAAAACTTTGCGCTCGGTGATATCCAGCAGCAAGCCATCCCAAATCAAACTTCCATCGCTTTGAAGTTCAGGACGCGCTATTGCTTGAATCCATTTGAGTTTACCCGAAGGAGTAATTATCCGATATGCCCAATTCCAAGACTGCCGTTTTTTCTGAGCATTTGCAACTGACTCATTAAAAATATTTAAATCATCTGGGTGTATAATACTCCACATCAAATCTGCATCTTCCCAAACAGCCTCTGGTTCTATTTCAAATTCATTGCGACACCCAGGACTGATATAATTAAAGTGGTGTTTCTCCCCCTCCTTGTGTTGATATTGATAAATCACCCCTGGAATATTTTCCGCTAAACGTTGGAAGCGGTTCTCCGATTTTTGCAAGGCAATTTCTGCATTTTTTCTCTCGGTTATTTCAAACACAATCAACCCTATCCCCACCGGCTCTCCTTCCTCCGAACATAAAGGAAGATAAGAAGCCAGCCAAGTCCTCTCTACCCCAGGTTTTTGAGAAGTTTTACCATTAATTTCTATATTAATAATCGGTTGTTTCGTAGCAATAACTTTTTCAATAGTTGGCGACAAGCTCGGCTCAAGTTCCGGCAATATTTCCCAAACATTTTTTCCTAAATGCTCGCTAATTGTCGGCCCATTCATCTCGGCAAGAGATGCGTTAATTTGAACAAATCGCAAGTCTCTATCTAAAACCGCAATTCCTAGCGGCGCTGTTTGAACTAACCCATTTAAAAGCGCTTGGTTTTGCAGTAGTTCCTTTTCCAGGGTTTTCCGTTCTGTAATGTCGGTCATAATTGCATATAAACCAACAATTTGACCGTTTTTATCTTTAACCGTCCCCGTTCGCAGAAACACTTCTAGCAAGCCTTTATTTCGGGTTAAAAACTCTACTTCACCCGTCCACGAATTTCCCGCACTCAAGGCTCCGAAAACTTCCTCAAGCTTTTCTTGACTTTTAAAAAGGCTTACATATCCCCCAATTTTATTTAGTTCTTCGGCTGTGTAACCAAACAAATTAACAAAAGCCGGATTATGATAAACAGAGACATTATTTGCATCCGCAATACCAATCGCATCACTCGCACTTTCTACAACTTTTGTAATGCGTAAAAGTGTTTCTTCTGTTTGCTTGCGTTCCGTGATATTGGTTACACTTCCTACATACCCCATTAAACTGCCATCACTGGCAATTTCTGGCACAGCTTTAGACCACACCCAAACCACTTTACCATCTGAATGTAACATCCGAAATTCTGTTTCAAAACTGATTTTTTCTGCTATGACTTGCTGCCAAGCAGTCAAAACACGCTCTCTATCTTCTGGATGCAAACAGTTTGCCCAACCTATGCCAAACGCGCTTTCTTCACTCATTCCCGCCATCAGACACCAGCGCTCATTCACATATAAACAGTTGCCCTTTGCATCAGTGCGAAATATACCCATCGGCGAAAATTTCGCTAAAGTTTCATATTGTTTTTGGCTTTCTCTTAACGCTGCTTCTACTTCTTTAATTTGAGTAACATCGCGTCCCAAAGCATAAACTAATCCTTTATCTAAGAGCGATGTAGAATTCCAAGATATCCATTTATAAGACCCATCTTTGCAACGGTAGCGGTTGACAAATTGCACCACTCGCCTACCATTCTCCATTTGATCTTTTGCCAGAGCAAGGGTTCTTTCTCTGTCTTCTGGGTGAATAATTTCGCTGTAAGGAAACCCTGTAATTTCTTCAACAGAATAGCCTAAAATTGTTTCAACTGCTCGATTGACTCGCTTAAAATATCCATCTCTATCCACAACTACCAGCAAATCTATCGACTCTTTAAAAAATCCATCAAATTCTTCTTGCTTCTGCTGATGTTCTAGTAATGAAGCTTTTAAATGCTCGTTTTCTTTTCTTAATTGTGCCAGTTCTTGTTCGAGTTCCAAGCATGATTTTTTACCCAATTTTTGGGGGATCTTTTTTCCTCGGCTCTCCTGAGAATTACGGTCAGCTTTCATAGTTATTACATTGATTATTTTTTTAGAATACCCAAAATTTTTGGTTACATAACTACCACTGCTCAGATTACTCTACTGCTTCCTTAAAAAAGCCTAAGTTATCAAAGCTACAAAGGGTAGCGGTAATTTTCCCTGTTTGCACCTGTTGGCGCTTTCAATAGACTTTTGTTTGATAACGATCAACTTTGATTAGGATAATTTTAGATATATTACCATATCGCTGAACTCAAGCTAAATTTTTTGCCGGCAAACTTTTATATTGCTTAGATAGAAAAACTCAAAAACACCTACCTAAGCATAAATTCCTTAAACCTGCCGGTTATCCTAATCCCCAGCATCGGCATTCTCAATACCATATTCTTCCCGCAGCAAAGACAACCGACAATCTATCACCAGATTCGCATCAATATAAACATCTATTTTTTGCTTCAGTTTTTACCTACTTCGTAGCACCTCGTAAGCAATAAAAACGCCACATTTTTAGCCGCTTATAATAAGTTTTTATTAAATTTTACCCCCGCCAAAATTGCGCTAAAAATTTCAAAACCAATACAAATATATTAAAATAATAATATCAGCAGCCACACCAAATAATCGCCGTCAGCAAAAAGCGAATTAACTTTAACTATTGGTCAAGTCTCGTACTGTAGCCCGTCACAACGTGCATAATATATGGCACTGCCTATCCCGCCAAATAATGCAGAAAAAACCACCCAAAAATATTGATTTTGCCAAACATTAAGAGTTTCGTGGCATTTGCAAAAACCGCCACAAAATTGATGAGATTTCCTCAACGGTGTTTCTATATTCAAATCAGCCGAATATTTGATTACACCGGCCCCAACAGCCGCCCATTCATCCCAAAAAAGCTAGATCACCGCCTAGAAACCCCGCCCATATATCACAAAGTTTCCGAGGCTAAACCGCCTCTATTGAACTCGTTCCCAGGCTCAGCCTGGGAACAAGAAACGACAATTCAAAGCATCGAAAGCTCCCCAACAACCTCCAAACGCTTAAAATCATTCAAACTCATAAACTTCTCCGCCAAAAGTTCAGCCATAGACGGCGAGATCCAGCCCAACTGCTTAAGCAACTGAATTGCCACAGCATACTTAGCCCGCTTCGCCCCATCCGTCGCCTTAATAGCCAAACCCATCCCCTCACCAACTCTACCGATACACTGCACCCCCTCAGCGCCACTTTTACTCACCAATTCACCGTCACTCAACCGCATCAACTCCGTATCAAACTCACCTTCCCCCGCCACCATAACCGGGTGATTAGTCATCGCACGCACAATGCGCTCTAAATCTAAGCTATCCCCAGAAGCCAGCTTCGCATAAAGCGTTGCCATCTCCCCCAACTGCATAAAATAAGTC
This genomic window from Ancylothrix sp. D3o contains:
- a CDS encoding PAS domain S-box protein translates to MELEQELAQLRKENEHLKASLLEHQQKQEEFDGFFKESIDLLVVVDRDGYFKRVNRAVETILGYSVEEITGFPYSEIIHPEDRERTLALAKDQMENGRRVVQFVNRYRCKDGSYKWISWNSTSLLDKGLVYALGRDVTQIKEVEAALRESQKQYETLAKFSPMGIFRTDAKGNCLYVNERWCLMAGMSEESAFGIGWANCLHPEDRERVLTAWQQVIAEKISFETEFRMLHSDGKVVWVWSKAVPEIASDGSLMGYVGSVTNITERKQTEETLLRITKVVESASDAIGIADANNVSVYHNPAFVNLFGYTAEELNKIGGYVSLFKSQEKLEEVFGALSAGNSWTGEVEFLTRNKGLLEVFLRTGTVKDKNGQIVGLYAIMTDITERKTLEKELLQNQALLNGLVQTAPLGIAVLDRDLRFVQINASLAEMNGPTISEHLGKNVWEILPELEPSLSPTIEKVIATKQPIINIEINGKTSQKPGVERTWLASYLPLCSEEGEPVGIGLIVFEITERKNAEIALQKSENRFQRLAENIPGVIYQYQHKEGEKHHFNYISPGCRNEFEIEPEAVWEDADLMWSIIHPDDLNIFNESVANAQKKRQSWNWAYRIITPSGKLKWIQAIARPELQSDGSLIWDGLLLDITERKVLEQELAQKQAQFNAFFSSAPVGLVIYDPDLRIRQINAKLAEMGGVPIEKQLGKTITEIQPHLGPILEPIFREIIATGIPLLNQEFSGTIVNEPEIERHWLSSYFPLPGIDGAPMGLGGVFIEITERKHTEAAFKQSEEKLRLILENMPVMLDAIDTNGNVIVWNKECERVTGYSAAEIEGNPQAFEMMYPDENYRNAIFAEWEERGHDYRNWELEVLAKDGTTKTIAWSNISKYFPVPGWETWGIGVDITLRKNAEIALQQSEAQYRELAQRQALINCLATQIRNSLELDTILSTAVQEIYTLLHLDRCIFLWFLPNAQPPAWDVLHEAKNQDLFSVLGYFPADITGSLAQNIYKQETYRYDDISTIADPVERQFFSSLGYKSLIDLPIKTRSEKLGVIGCVSCTSMRAWKDEELNLLQALAEQLAIAINQAELYEQMRQTAAEATTKSQELEQAMQQLTRTQTQLIQAEKMSSLGQMVAGVAHEINNPVSFIYGNVTPAKEYSEDLLKLVEMYRQAYPQATPEIEAEIEAIDLEFIQEDLPKLLDSMKVGAQRISEIVKSLRTFSRLDEAIVKQVDLHEGIDSTLTILQNRIKAKPNHPEIQVIKNYGKLPLVECYAGQLNQVFMNILSNAIDALDERLFRITAEEINTNPSTINIVTSVTDNNNVQISISDNGMGIPETVKPRLFDPFFTTKPVGKGTGLGLAISYQIVVEKHGGTLRCNSVIGEGTEFIISLPILQPNI